A portion of the Syntrophus gentianae genome contains these proteins:
- a CDS encoding DUF6125 family protein, producing MISQIVDGLRLTLLHYGLWFKEVEYQLGLQTAMELEEETWQTAFPILMKRMGRLLGFETDTKGIPNQLKEKSEEELREILAALSINWLAADGVWFQSVEKNFDMFTAKRCTDICWSRFSPLEAFHIKTLIDLPEKGGLEALEEALKHRLYTNINEHIFERPDERTLIYRMSHCRVQEIRNRKGMEDYPCKSGGIIEYSTFARTIDPAIVTECIACPPDPHPEGWFCSWKFTLP from the coding sequence ATGATTTCGCAGATTGTTGACGGATTGAGGCTTACTCTCCTTCACTATGGATTATGGTTCAAGGAGGTTGAATATCAGCTTGGCTTGCAGACCGCCATGGAACTGGAAGAAGAAACCTGGCAGACCGCTTTCCCCATTCTAATGAAGCGCATGGGACGGCTCCTGGGATTTGAGACCGATACGAAGGGCATCCCAAATCAGCTGAAGGAGAAATCCGAAGAAGAGTTGCGGGAAATTCTTGCCGCCCTCTCAATCAACTGGCTGGCTGCCGACGGGGTCTGGTTCCAGAGTGTGGAGAAAAATTTCGATATGTTTACGGCCAAGAGATGCACAGACATATGCTGGAGCCGCTTCTCTCCGCTGGAGGCCTTTCACATCAAAACCCTGATCGACCTCCCGGAAAAAGGCGGCCTGGAAGCCCTTGAAGAGGCGCTGAAACATCGTCTCTATACGAACATCAATGAACATATTTTTGAACGACCCGATGAACGGACGCTGATTTATAGAATGAGCCACTGCCGGGTGCAGGAAATCCGGAACCGCAAGGGCATGGAGGACTATCCCTGCAAGTCAGGCGGAATCATTGAGTACTCAACCTTTGCCCGGACCATTGATCCCGCCATTGTTACGGAATGTATCGCCTGTCCCCCCGATCCGCATCCCGAGGGATGGTTCTGTTCCTGGAAATTTACTCTGCCTTAA
- a CDS encoding Mrp/NBP35 family ATP-binding protein, translating to MECGTGSWEIQRNDMAVNERGIREALKVVLDPELKKSLLDLGMIRDISVEEGQVSLSLALTTAKCPRKDDIVDEIKRVLGRLPGVSGVNIKLSTLNREELTQLFPKHPLVGLEKVRHVLAVASGKGGVGKTTIAINVALALAGKGLRIGLLDADVYGPSVPVMLAIEGSPEEENKTIIPIEKFGLRVMSLGMITEKGQPIVWRGPLVSKAIKQLLGEVMWGELDYLVVDLPPGTGDPSITIAQSIPNASILMVTTPQEVALADVRRAIDLFKKFEMGIVGLVENMSYFSQDSSGKPIAIFGRGGGEKLSREFGLPLLGKIPIELEIGKGGDSGIPLMISSPNSETGRIFQGIAEKILSAAR from the coding sequence ATGGAATGTGGAACCGGAAGTTGGGAAATTCAGAGGAACGATATGGCTGTGAATGAGCGGGGAATTCGAGAGGCTCTCAAGGTCGTCCTGGATCCGGAGCTGAAGAAGAGCCTCCTGGACTTGGGAATGATTCGGGATATTTCCGTGGAAGAGGGGCAGGTCAGCCTGAGCCTGGCGCTCACAACTGCAAAATGTCCCAGAAAGGATGACATCGTAGACGAAATCAAGCGCGTGCTTGGCAGACTTCCGGGTGTCAGCGGGGTAAATATTAAACTGTCTACGTTGAACAGGGAAGAACTCACGCAGTTGTTTCCGAAACACCCTTTGGTCGGCCTGGAAAAGGTGCGACATGTACTGGCTGTGGCGAGCGGCAAAGGCGGGGTAGGGAAGACAACCATAGCGATCAATGTGGCCTTGGCACTGGCCGGAAAAGGCCTTCGGATCGGCCTTCTCGATGCGGATGTTTATGGTCCGAGCGTTCCGGTCATGCTGGCCATCGAGGGCTCTCCGGAAGAGGAAAACAAGACGATCATCCCAATAGAAAAGTTCGGGCTCCGGGTCATGTCGTTGGGCATGATCACAGAAAAAGGTCAGCCCATTGTCTGGAGAGGGCCGCTCGTTTCCAAAGCGATAAAGCAATTGCTGGGAGAGGTGATGTGGGGCGAACTGGATTATCTGGTCGTGGATCTCCCGCCCGGGACTGGAGATCCTTCCATCACAATCGCGCAATCCATTCCCAATGCGTCCATCCTTATGGTGACTACACCGCAGGAGGTTGCCCTGGCCGATGTCCGAAGGGCTATTGACCTGTTCAAGAAATTTGAGATGGGTATCGTCGGCCTGGTAGAGAACATGTCTTATTTCTCACAGGACTCTTCCGGGAAACCGATTGCGATTTTTGGCCGGGGCGGAGGTGAAAAATTAAGCAGAGAGTTCGGACTGCCCCTGCTGGGGAAGATCCCCATCGAACTGGAGATTGGAAAAGGAGGCGACTCCGGCATACCCCTGATGATTTCTTCGCCGAATTCCGAAACAGGCCGCATCTTCCAAGGTATTGCTGAGAAAATCCTCTCTGCTGCACGGTAG
- a CDS encoding sigma-54 interaction domain-containing protein, which translates to MSEHSEKASPRERDIILDSIADGVFSVNDQWRITSFNRAAEKITGVSYEDAIGQRCKDVLKAEICDRGCLLKKTMQTEKPVVNRTVYIVNAEGRRLPISISTALLRDETDQIIGAVETFRDLSLEEQLRKKIEKRYSFEDIISRNHRMHELFSILPDMANSTSTVLIEGESGTGKELVARAIHNLSPRKSKPFIAVNCGALPDTLLESELFGYKAGAFTDARKDKPGRFKLAEKGTLFLDEIGDISPAMQVRLLRVLQEKTYEPLGAVESIRHDVRIIAATNRKLLDLVKEGKFREDLYYRINIVRLELPPLRERMEDVPLLVDHFLEHFNVLQGREISGVTDQALACLMTYSYPGNIRELENIIERAFILCKSGMIDRTHLPEPVCGISGTEEIPAWDAMSFRDMEAIFLTNVLRRNSWNKSRTAKELGIHKSTLFRKLKALGICSPGRVQEKD; encoded by the coding sequence ATGAGTGAACACAGCGAAAAGGCCTCTCCCCGGGAACGGGACATCATTCTTGACTCCATTGCCGATGGCGTTTTTTCCGTGAACGACCAGTGGCGTATTACCTCCTTCAATCGTGCCGCAGAGAAGATTACAGGCGTTTCCTATGAGGATGCTATCGGACAGCGCTGCAAGGATGTGCTCAAGGCGGAGATCTGCGACCGTGGCTGCCTCCTGAAGAAAACCATGCAGACGGAGAAACCGGTCGTCAACCGCACGGTCTATATTGTCAATGCCGAAGGCCGGCGATTGCCCATCAGCATCTCCACGGCGCTGCTGCGCGATGAAACAGACCAGATTATCGGCGCAGTGGAAACCTTCCGGGATCTCAGTCTGGAGGAACAGCTGCGCAAGAAGATCGAAAAACGCTATTCCTTTGAAGACATTATCTCCCGGAATCATCGGATGCACGAACTGTTCAGCATCCTTCCTGATATGGCGAACAGCACCAGCACCGTACTTATCGAAGGCGAAAGCGGCACGGGAAAGGAACTGGTTGCCAGGGCCATTCATAATCTCAGTCCACGGAAAAGCAAACCCTTCATCGCCGTCAATTGCGGCGCTCTGCCGGATACGCTTCTGGAGTCGGAACTCTTTGGTTACAAGGCCGGCGCCTTTACGGATGCCCGAAAGGACAAACCCGGCCGTTTCAAGCTGGCGGAGAAAGGAACCCTATTCCTGGATGAAATCGGGGATATCTCGCCGGCCATGCAGGTTCGACTGCTGCGCGTTCTTCAGGAAAAGACTTATGAACCTTTGGGCGCAGTGGAAAGCATCCGGCATGATGTCCGGATTATAGCGGCAACAAATAGAAAACTCTTGGATCTGGTCAAGGAAGGGAAATTCCGGGAAGATCTCTACTATCGAATCAACATTGTGCGGCTGGAGCTTCCTCCCTTGCGGGAGAGAATGGAAGATGTTCCCCTGCTGGTTGATCATTTTCTTGAACATTTCAATGTCCTCCAGGGTAGGGAAATTTCCGGAGTAACCGACCAGGCCCTGGCCTGTCTTATGACCTATTCTTATCCGGGCAATATCCGGGAACTGGAGAACATCATTGAACGCGCTTTTATCCTCTGCAAATCGGGCATGATTGACCGGACACATCTGCCGGAGCCGGTTTGCGGGATCTCCGGCACTGAAGAGATCCCGGCGTGGGACGCCATGTCCTTCCGGGACATGGAAGCGATTTTTCTGACCAATGTTCTCCGGAGGAACT